The following proteins are co-located in the Billgrantia tianxiuensis genome:
- the glmM gene encoding phosphoglucosamine mutase encodes MTRKYFGTDGIRGTVGEYPITPDFMLKLGWAMGRVLARESGRARVLIGKDTRISGYMFESALEAGLSAAGVDVALLGPMPTPAIAYLTRTFRADAGIVISASHNPFADNGIKFFSTEGTKLADALEERIEAMLDEPLTTVAAGKLGKAMRIDDAAGRYIEFCKSTIPNRVSLHGLRMVLDCAHGATYHIAPSVFRELGAEVSLVGASPDGLNINREVGSTSPATLRAAVIQQGADLGIAFDGDGDRVLMVDADGREIDGDDILYLIARDRHERGQLVGGVVGTLMTNFGLAMALEQMDIPFERVKVGDRYVVERLLENGWQLGGESSGHIVCADVQSTGDGIVSALQVLAIMVNEGKPLQALLAGLEKVPQALVNVRLTPGSDAKALMESPAVKDAVAAVEAELGDEGRVLLRPSGTEPLIRVMVEGRAHLDVEALAGRLAAQVEGELG; translated from the coding sequence ATGACTAGAAAATACTTCGGTACGGATGGCATACGCGGAACGGTCGGGGAGTACCCCATCACGCCGGACTTCATGCTCAAGCTGGGCTGGGCCATGGGCCGGGTTCTGGCCCGCGAGTCGGGGCGCGCCCGGGTGCTGATCGGCAAGGACACACGCATATCGGGCTACATGTTCGAGTCGGCCCTCGAGGCAGGGCTCTCCGCCGCCGGTGTCGATGTCGCGCTGCTCGGCCCGATGCCTACCCCGGCCATTGCCTATCTCACGCGGACCTTCCGCGCCGACGCTGGCATCGTCATCTCGGCTTCGCACAACCCCTTTGCCGACAATGGCATCAAGTTCTTCTCCACCGAGGGAACCAAGCTCGCGGATGCGCTCGAGGAGCGGATCGAGGCGATGCTCGACGAGCCGCTAACCACAGTGGCGGCGGGCAAGCTGGGCAAGGCGATGCGTATCGATGACGCCGCCGGCCGCTACATCGAGTTCTGCAAGTCGACGATCCCCAACCGGGTCAGCCTGCATGGGCTGCGCATGGTGCTGGATTGCGCCCACGGCGCTACCTACCACATCGCGCCCAGCGTCTTCCGCGAGCTGGGCGCCGAGGTCAGCCTGGTCGGGGCCAGCCCAGATGGCCTCAACATCAATCGTGAAGTGGGCTCGACTTCGCCAGCGACGCTGCGCGCCGCAGTGATCCAGCAAGGCGCCGACCTGGGTATCGCCTTCGACGGCGACGGCGACCGGGTGCTGATGGTGGATGCCGATGGCCGCGAGATCGACGGCGACGACATTCTCTACCTGATCGCCCGCGACCGGCATGAGCGCGGCCAACTGGTCGGCGGCGTGGTCGGCACCCTGATGACCAACTTCGGCCTGGCCATGGCGCTCGAGCAGATGGACATTCCCTTCGAGCGCGTCAAGGTGGGCGATCGCTACGTGGTCGAGCGCCTGTTGGAGAATGGCTGGCAGCTGGGTGGCGAGTCCTCCGGTCATATCGTCTGTGCCGACGTGCAGAGTACTGGCGACGGCATCGTCTCGGCGCTGCAGGTGCTGGCGATCATGGTCAACGAAGGCAAGCCGTTGCAGGCCCTGCTTGCAGGGCTGGAAAAGGTGCCCCAGGCACTGGTCAACGTGCGCCTGACACCGGGCAGCGACGCCAAGGCGCTGATGGAGAGCCCGGCGGTCAAGGACGCCGTGGCTGCCGTGGAAGCTGAGCTGGGCGACGAAGGGCGCGTGCTGCTGCGCCCCTCGGGCACCGAGCCGCTGATCCGGGTGATGGTCGAGGGGCGGGCGCACCTCGACGTCGAGGCCCTGGCCGGCCGTCTTGCCGCCCAGGTCGAGGGTGAGCTGGGTTGA
- the folP gene encoding dihydropteroate synthase, whose product MGILNVTPDSFSDGGHHIAVDDALRHAERMLAEGAAIIDVGGESTRPGSQPVTTQQELDRVAPVVERLVCELDALVSVDTSNPDVMRQAAALGAGMINDVRALQREGALEAALGTGLPVCLMHMQGEPQDMQQAPRYDEPIEEAVHGFLAARVAACEAAGLRRERLLIDPGFGFGKTVEHNLRLLKRMERLAELELPLLVGLSRKSLIGKVLGRPVEERLSGGLALASLAVERGARILRVHDVGPVMDAVNMTWAVLREGCEHD is encoded by the coding sequence ATGGGGATTCTCAATGTCACCCCCGATTCCTTCTCTGACGGTGGCCATCATATAGCCGTCGACGACGCCCTGCGCCACGCCGAACGCATGCTGGCGGAAGGGGCGGCGATCATCGACGTAGGCGGCGAATCGACCCGCCCCGGATCGCAGCCGGTCACCACCCAGCAGGAGCTGGACCGAGTGGCGCCGGTGGTCGAGCGCCTGGTATGCGAGCTTGACGCGCTGGTCTCGGTGGACACCAGCAACCCCGATGTGATGCGCCAGGCCGCGGCGCTAGGCGCCGGCATGATCAACGACGTGCGCGCCCTGCAGCGGGAAGGTGCTCTGGAGGCGGCGCTCGGTACGGGGTTGCCGGTGTGCCTGATGCACATGCAGGGCGAGCCGCAGGACATGCAGCAAGCGCCCCGCTATGATGAGCCCATCGAGGAAGCGGTGCATGGCTTTCTGGCCGCCCGTGTGGCGGCCTGCGAGGCGGCCGGCCTGCGCCGTGAACGCCTGCTGATCGATCCCGGTTTCGGCTTCGGCAAGACCGTCGAGCACAACCTGCGGCTGCTCAAGCGCATGGAACGGCTGGCAGAGCTCGAGCTGCCGCTGCTGGTGGGTCTGTCGCGCAAGAGCCTGATCGGCAAGGTGCTGGGCCGGCCGGTGGAGGAGCGCCTATCCGGTGGACTGGCGCTGGCGTCGCTGGCGGTCGAGCGTGGTGCCCGAATCCTTCGCGTTCATGATGTCGGCCCGGTCATGGATGCGGTGAACATGACCTGGGCCGTGCTAAGGGAAGGCTGCGAGCATGACTAG
- the ftsH gene encoding ATP-dependent zinc metalloprotease FtsH: MNDMAKNLILWLVIAAVLLTVFNNFSVDGTPQTMNYSQFVQQVQNQQIRSVTIDGYTITGERADGSQFQTIRPAAEDPKLMDDLLSNNVTVIGREPQQQSLWTRLLIASFPILLILAIFMFFMRQMQGGAGGKGGPMSFGKSKAKLLSQDQIKTTFADVAGCDEAKEEVEELVDFLRDPSKFQRLGGTIPRGVLMVGPPGTGKTLLAKSIAGEAKVPFFSISGSDFVEMFVGVGASRVRDMFEQAKKQAPCIIFIDEIDAVGRSRGAGMGGGNDEREQTLNQLLVEMDGFEANEGIIVIAATNRPDVLDPALLRPGRFDRQVVVPLPDIRGREHILNVHLRKVPLADDVKPSLIARGTPGFSGADLANLVNEAALFAARRNKRLVGMEELELAKDKIMMGAERRSMVMTDKEKLNTAYHESGHAIIGLVMPEHDPVYKVTIIPRGRALGVTMFLPEQDRYSLSRQQIISQICSLFGGRIAEEMTLGPNGVTTGASNDIKRATELAHNMVAKWGLSEEMGPIMYDEDESHQFLGGPGQGGGKLKSGETTTRLDKEVRKIIDECYAKAKQILEENRDKLDAMAEALMQYETIDADQLKDIMEGRKPRPPKDWEDGDSGSGAPITGEAEPKAEEESAPQPTDGGDSGDGHGDEDEDEEPRRRPSDPLGGPAGS; encoded by the coding sequence TTGAACGATATGGCGAAGAACCTGATCCTGTGGTTGGTCATCGCGGCGGTGTTGCTGACGGTGTTCAACAACTTCTCTGTCGATGGCACGCCGCAGACGATGAACTATTCCCAGTTCGTCCAGCAGGTGCAGAACCAGCAGATCCGCAGTGTGACCATCGATGGTTACACGATCACCGGCGAGCGTGCCGATGGATCGCAGTTCCAGACCATCCGGCCGGCGGCGGAAGACCCCAAGTTGATGGACGACCTGCTCTCCAACAACGTCACCGTGATTGGCCGTGAGCCGCAGCAGCAGAGCCTATGGACCCGGCTGCTGATTGCCAGCTTCCCGATCCTGCTGATTCTCGCCATCTTCATGTTCTTCATGCGTCAGATGCAGGGGGGCGCCGGTGGCAAGGGCGGCCCCATGAGTTTCGGAAAGTCCAAGGCCAAGCTGCTCTCCCAGGACCAGATCAAGACCACCTTCGCCGACGTAGCCGGCTGCGACGAGGCCAAGGAGGAGGTCGAGGAGCTGGTCGACTTCCTGCGCGATCCCTCCAAGTTCCAGCGCCTGGGCGGCACCATCCCGCGCGGCGTGCTGATGGTAGGCCCGCCGGGCACCGGCAAGACGCTGCTGGCGAAATCCATCGCCGGCGAGGCCAAGGTGCCGTTCTTCTCGATCTCAGGCTCCGACTTCGTCGAGATGTTCGTCGGCGTGGGTGCCTCCCGCGTGCGCGACATGTTCGAGCAGGCCAAGAAACAGGCGCCCTGCATCATCTTCATCGACGAGATCGACGCCGTGGGCCGCTCGCGCGGCGCCGGCATGGGTGGCGGCAACGACGAGCGCGAGCAGACGCTGAACCAGCTGCTGGTGGAGATGGACGGCTTCGAGGCCAATGAAGGCATCATCGTCATTGCCGCCACCAACCGTCCCGACGTGCTCGACCCGGCGCTGCTGCGTCCGGGCCGCTTCGACCGCCAGGTGGTGGTGCCGCTGCCCGACATCCGCGGCCGCGAGCACATCCTCAACGTGCACCTGCGCAAGGTGCCGCTGGCCGACGACGTCAAGCCGTCGCTGATCGCCCGCGGTACGCCGGGTTTCTCCGGTGCCGACCTGGCCAACCTGGTCAACGAGGCTGCGCTGTTCGCCGCGCGGCGCAACAAGCGCCTGGTGGGCATGGAGGAGCTGGAGCTGGCCAAGGACAAGATCATGATGGGCGCCGAGCGCCGTTCCATGGTCATGACCGACAAGGAGAAGCTCAACACCGCCTATCACGAGTCGGGTCACGCCATCATCGGCCTGGTGATGCCGGAGCACGACCCGGTCTACAAGGTCACCATCATTCCGCGCGGCCGCGCCCTGGGCGTGACCATGTTCCTGCCCGAGCAGGATCGCTACAGTCTGTCGCGCCAGCAGATCATCAGTCAGATCTGCTCGCTGTTCGGCGGACGTATCGCCGAAGAGATGACGCTGGGGCCGAACGGGGTTACCACCGGTGCCTCCAACGACATCAAGCGTGCCACCGAGTTGGCTCACAACATGGTCGCCAAGTGGGGGCTCTCCGAGGAGATGGGGCCGATCATGTACGACGAGGACGAGTCGCACCAGTTCCTCGGCGGCCCGGGGCAGGGCGGCGGCAAGCTGAAGTCCGGCGAGACCACCACCCGGCTCGACAAGGAAGTGCGCAAGATCATCGATGAGTGCTATGCCAAGGCGAAGCAGATCCTCGAGGAGAATCGCGACAAGCTCGATGCCATGGCCGAGGCGCTGATGCAATACGAGACCATCGATGCCGACCAGCTCAAGGACATCATGGAGGGCCGCAAGCCACGCCCGCCCAAGGACTGGGAGGATGGCGATTCCGGCAGCGGTGCGCCGATCACCGGCGAGGCCGAGCCGAAGGCCGAGGAAGAGTCTGCGCCGCAGCCTACCGACGGCGGCGATAGTGGCGACGGCCACGGTGATGAAGACGAGGACGAGGAGCCTCGCCGTCGTCCCTCCGACCCGCTGGGCGGCCCCGCCGGGTCGTGA